Sequence from the Zeugodacus cucurbitae isolate PBARC_wt_2022May chromosome 2, idZeuCucr1.2, whole genome shotgun sequence genome:
catgggagccaagtcgcgaatggacaggagatatttcgtcttgtcctcattcactagcagacccatacgcttcgcttccttatccagtctgggaaaagcaaaactaacggcgcggttgttacttCCAATGATATCTCCGATTTTGTTAATGAAAACCTTTCAGTTTTCAATGTCGATATGTCGAAGTAATCCAGGAATTATCGCATAAAATAGAAAGATCAATGATGATGAATCAATGATCTCATTCCTGCAACTTGTAAATCCTTAATTCTTTAAAAGTCCaaagaagaaatattgaaatacataGCTAAATATAGCATTGTTTCAGTTCAGACTCAAAAACGGTAGTAACTATATGAAGCTCGAATTATATTTAAAACGACAGTTATTAGCAAACTTTGCAACTTACTTACCGttagttttttaaacaaaatcatGTTTTCAGGTCCGTCTTCTTATGTTGCCAAATAAGAAGCAAAAGCATAAGACTAAAATTCGCTCCGGCGAGAATCCACAATACATGGAGAGTTTCCTGTTACATCGAGTCAATCCGGAGGATGTTAATAATATGGGACTGCGTGTACGAATATACGGTTGCGAACGTTTACGAAAAGAACGTCTAATCGGTGAGGCGTATGTCAGTTTCGCCACAATCGATTTGGAATTGGAAACGAATTTGTGGCTGCCACTGGAGCCAAGAAGTACGGCTTCTGTAAGTATCGAAAATTTCTTTGCTTATTTAAAGTGAACTTAACAACTCTTTATATTGACTTTTTGTCGATTTATAGGTTTTGGGCTCAAATAGTGATTTGTTAAGTCTGGCGAGATCAGATAGTGCCGGTTCGACCACATCGATGCAACATGGTGGTGTGCCGGAATTACTTTTAGGTTTAGGTTATAATGGCGTTACAGGACGTTTGTCAGTGGAAATTGTCAAGGGTAGTCATTTTCGTAGTTTATCAATGAACAAGGCGCCCGACACGTATGTGAAGTTGTGTTTAGTTAGTAGTATAGGACAGGAGATATCGCGAGCGAAAACATCAACGAGACGCGGCCAACCACATCCGCTCTTTAAGGAGACCTTCGTCTTTCAAGTACGccgtttttatttctttagttCAAATTTCACTGCTAATTACTGTTATTATCAACTGCAGGTGGCACTTTTCCAGTTGAACGATGTGACGCTTATGGTTTCCGTTTATGCGAAACGTAATATGAAAAAGAATGAAATGGTCGGCTGGTTTAGTATGGGTCTAAACTCGTCCGGACCAGAGGAGGTGGCGCATTGGGCGGATGTACGCGATTTGGCCAAGGGTGAGCTATTGGCGCGATGGCATGTGCTAGTGGATTCCTGATTCGAGCAGTTGGGACAATCTTCACGTCGCGGCAGTGCCCTAGGCATACTCGGCTTTGCGACGAAAGATAAGTCCAAATCGAAGAAGCTgaaggaggaggaggaggaggacgAGGAGAACCGCGATATTGGCAATGTGCCGGATAAAGCGGTTGCCGTCAACATCGAGGCTGGCTTAGAGCTCGACTTTGTTTAGAGAATTTGGCTAAAACCAAACGACttttttgtaatgtttgtaAACCACACGCGACgcaaattttttgtgtgtttacgAAACATAAACCATAAACAATTGAACATTTGTATGGCGAGGGTAGTTTTCTGTAACAGTTACCGTTACAGAAAATGACAAAGCTAAACCGAAAATTGTCATTTTAAGAAAGAAATAATACAAGAAGAAaggaagaaataataaaagaaacttaaataaaacaaatacaaataaacatacatactctctacaatatattaaataaaatatgtcacTTTACTAGTAAACAAATTACGcacattaaatattttggtaGAGCAGTAATTATGCGAAACGTGTATAAAAGGCATTTAGTAAGAGACTAATAAGCCGATAAAACTGGAATTTCATAGTCAAAACTCTACGGTAAATGAGAAATCTTCGATTGTACTGAAAAAGagaatttgttattttgtaaggatacaaatatttgtagccGGTTTACCGTTGATTGATTCATAATTATGAATATTGAATTTTGTGATATGCGAATGAGTATTAATTgtgaaaatcaaatatatttgcaaaatatttgggtgtagaacgaaaaaaaaattaactaggGATTTTtggtacaacaacaattcaacaaTTTGCTTGACTTACTATTACAAAGGTTTAGTTTAAGCAGTGTGATTTCGTTTAATTgcaaattctgtaattttttgtaACGAACTCTATGAGTTGTACAtgcttgcaaatacatatataatagtattatataattaaacaaaaaaatagcaaatttagcatatcaaacaaaaaataaaactgtattATTAGTACCTTGCCGATTTTCAAAGGCATTTCTCGATTGATaaactttttctatttttctaattACATTATATGCCTTAAAAATATTCGTACagcttttaatataattaaatttaatattataacggGATTTTCAACAAttacttcatttatttaaactgtATGCAAactattttgttgtaattctcataaaatttttggaatgccaaaaaattgttaatttataaattttgtaaatctcAAAAACGTTTTTGAAATACAGTTAATAACAATGCAACAACTTTTATTAGTAAACGCATTCTAAATTACAGTTTATTTTCAGGTTAGGTTCATCCTAGTTAGATTTACAAGATTTGATAAGGAACTGAGAAACTCAGAAGTGTAAAAAGAACTTTAGATCATTTTACCTAACCGTTTTATGAAGGTTGATACCCTAAATAACAGTGTTCTTTCATACGATTTTCAAAATCTCTTGCATCCCTTGAgagatatttgtttaaattataattttttcatacatttattgAGAGAATGATACTTTGGCGTTGTTTGCATGAAGTTAAAAGTTGAAAGTGAGGTTATTTtacagtaaatataataatttttcaagctTTGCAGTAGCAACTACATActaaagttgtaaaaatatgcTCCGTGTGCTTTTagcacaaaatttcaaaacaatttttatgaagAACACTAACAAATGCTGATAGGCGATGACGTTgacaattttttaatcaaaatgaaaagcaagattgcgttaaataaagtatttactaactaactaaaaaagtttactcatatgcatacatacatacacaaactgTAATCTAAAAGCGTTTGTGTGCAAATTTAAATAGCCAAAAAAagaaagtataaaaacaaattagaaaGCGAAAAAAACTTAAGCAAcattaattaacttttttatttctaactaaacttatttttttatttaacaatgcattaaagattaaatattaaacattaagggaactaaaagaaaaatattagcttaaaatatctatattggTTAGTAAacccaaaaataagaaaaaaacatacatacgagtatattccCAAGagacttaaaatattaaaaaaaattgtaagttaaatatcttttttataCGGAATAAACAATGTTTACACTAAtacaaactaaaatattaagaaatacataataatgcataatataaataacgatttatgacaaaaaatatacttaacatagtatttgcctatattttaatacatacatacatacatacttaggtAAAACTTAAAGATCTTTATGtgctaattttttataaatttttaatgttacaTTTCATTATAGGTGTGTCAGCAGCTTACAAATTGATGGTGtatattcgatttttaaataaattataataatatgtcaaccacttttcatatttccataaaaagtagacaaaaaaaaaactatttgtacAAAAAAGCAAACTTGAAATGCATATGCCTCAATGCATAATTGAAATGGCAATAACTGTCAGTTTAAAATGGaattaaataagtaatttaCAAATTTCTGTTCACTTTTAATTCAAAACGAGCACTAACGTTTGAGAAATTCGGCAGATTACAACACACAGCTTATTTTGGTATAACAGACGTTGAACGGAgtaactttttttgttattaatttaatttaatttatttttcttttgagaaAACGAGTCTACAATTCAACTTCACTTTGACTACTAAGCGATCTCTGCTTTGGCTTTACTTCGAACAGTTTTAAAGCCCATGCAATGATAGCCAAACTGTCAacagcaaaataattttttttagtaaaaagttGACAgcacgaataaaaaaatttttcaattttgtgaaaataatacgaactgaagtttagtttattaaaattttaataattgaaatttacttATTAATTCTGTTCCCCGCTTTCGTGCAGAATTTGCTGTTTGCAAAAGgtttgttttgtaattatttttccaaGTATTATTGCAACTTAGTACCttgaaaagtttgaaaaaatttaatatacatacatacaaacatataagtaagcgaatatgaaaatgttaagaaaTCTACAGGATACGCACAAAATTGTACTTGAAGGATGGGAGTTATATGGaataatataatgaatattGCATGAGTTTATGGAATACAAACAATTTATCTAATATCTGGATATTTAAGACAAAGTAATGGAATATTAGACAGTAGTTTCTACTAATTGACaagtatctacatacataatGAATATGAGGCGTACGGTGCCGTTTAAATATGCAAAGTAatagaggaaatatttatagattttttcttgaaaagttatgaaactagtaaacaaattaaaaactaaaaaaatgcatTGTTATGTGTAAACTGAACAAGTTGTAACAGCGCATGGTCAAGTATAAACTTGGTGCAAGTGTCAAAGtgctaattgaaaattttgcatattaattaacaattaacaaATTGTTAGTAAAGTATACTGACAGTCAGAGTATGGTTATAATTCCGTCGTATACGTGAATGGAAAGTATTAAAATTGAGCTCAATGAACTCATTGCTAAAAGTTGCGcactctttcaaaaaaaaaagaaaaacaaaaagctaTTCAAGTGTCGTATGGcaaattaaaattactaataatttgTTTAGCGTAATTATAATTAACATACATAAAAGCTTTAATTAACAAACTAATTGTAATTACTACCTTATCAATGTTGAATGTTGCTACTATGCCGACGCACATTCCcaagcaaatacatacatacatacatacataacttagGAGTACAAATAAGTTTTCGCCGTTTGGCAAAATTAGAACAGATATCCCCAATAGGTGTCATGGTAATGCATCTATTGTATTATTGAAGGAACGAGTACAACAAATGCGTAATGATTGACCTTACACTTGAAATGGCtgaaatatgtacatttcaTGTCGTTTAGAAACGTTAAAAAGataatgttaaattatttttaaaaaacaatttttagcgAAATgacgttatttttatattcaaaactatTGATGTGTTTTTTAATATGAACCAGAGTGgactaaatgttttttattgctgttatctgcatatttgtatgtatgtaaagagtATTTACATGGCTATTTAAGTAGTGTattcatatatttcataaaataactGGTTAAAAAGTTTGCACTATCTACTATCAAAACCCTAACTAAAGAATTTTTTATGGAACACCATGCATTGTTGCGCTCTAATTAACACACTCTCTAGGTatagacaaaaatacaaaaaaaaaaaactattataattgaaataattataacaaaataatcaaattaacaTACTTAGCGGTAAATTCATGTAaaataacatatatattatgttaaaTAATATGAGGAAGTACCCTgcataacacatacatacataccatttATTTAcgataactacatacatacatagaagtgGTTATAAACATTGTTGCTTTACAGGATGATTGCCAGCACCAGTCGGTGCGCTAATTGTCCTGCTGCTCACTTGAACTGAAGTGTGTCTTGAGACTGTCGTAATTTGAAACgaaaaccaatatttttttataagcaaCTGTTTAAAATAACTATTACTTTGTGCTatgcgaaattttttaaatatatattttattaaatacatacatacatacacacacgtatatatggATTTGTGAGTTTTGTTatatcatacatataaacatgaaaatcacatacatacatacatatggaattataaaatttaaacaccTTTGTATgctaatgttttttatttatactctaacaatttgttcaacaaatttttatatacatacctacatatattattaGCACATTGCTGAAGCCAAATAATAATGcctttaagttttttaatattaaaaacaatatcaaataaatgtaCGAACATTGCTTTTTTctacataaaaattataaagagtAAAAGAAGAAtagtttaataattattttaaaataaaatttaaaaattacactGCAAGCAAAGTGgttaaatgaaatgttatttaaatgccattttattagtcatttaaaattttcatgttCTGTCGTATAATGCATGGAGCAAAGCTACAAAAGTTAGTACATACAGTGTAAAAACAGATTAATTCAAAACCATTTTTTGTATCCGAACGTTAACaagaaagtaacaacaaaacaaaaaagtttttaatcttTATAATTTCTGTGTAACTTAATTATGATCTTAAAACCCATAACGAACTAatgatacaaattaaaaaatgaagataatgaTCATTTTGCCAATGAATGGATAATAAAAagatgaaaagaacaaaaatgtgttggttaaatattatttttatgttgttggAATTCCAAGCAAGCATATACTTTTAGcataaatatgtgcaaatgTAAGAAGAGCTGTCAGAATTCAccatatattcaaaattaaaagataagtttcaaatttttcaactaCTCTGCAGTTTGGCTgccttctttattattattacgtatatacatacatctaaaTGGCTTAACACAAAAGTTCATATTTAGTTTCTGAGCAGTTTTTGTCTACTACAACTCTCATTGGCGCTCAGTAAAAATATGACACCATTAAATTTTGtaggaaaataattatttatataattatacgcAATTCACCACACACGAGTACAAATGagttaacatatatatatatatataaataaagtccgTTTTCTTTGTAGCAATTACATTGCAGTTCACTTGCGTCGCTTTCGCCGCATCTTCTTGAACCCACTGCTATTGCCTTCATCATCCGTATCGAAGGCGCTATCGATAGTCGATTGTGCTAGAGATTGTTGCTGTGCGTCCCATTCTTTACGCAGCTCACTCAGCATGCCGGGTGTGAGTAAACCTTGCGCTATTAAACGCTCTGTTAGGCGACCACGTGATGAGCTTGGTAAACGTGGTTCTATGTGagagaaattaataattaaaaaaatatataaaagttgaaaaaaatgcaaCTGCTTACCACGCATTTGTGTTGATCTTCGTATATTATATGTCATATCTCCATCGGCAGCACTCTGACTAGCCTCTGAATTCTTCAGCAGGCGCGTAATTTGAAAGACTCCCTGCTGTATTATATCATCCAGTTCCTTCTGTGCGACACGTACCGCTGCTGCGTCGGGGAATAAATCCATAAAACGATAACTTAACCATAGATATAGATCCATCACATCGAACACCGATTCCAGGTGCATTAGATCAATGATTGTTTTGGGCAAAGCAAAGGGCCAACCACAATTGCGTGTGATGAAGTCAAAAGTGATCGGTTCATTGCGGCTATACTGTCTGGCAATTTTAAGGAACATGGAGCACACAAAAGGCATTTTCTTGTTAATGGGTGCACAACAGAAGACATAGCGCGCACGCAGTGCCAACGGCACGTGTTCAATCATCTCAGCTAAAAACTTAAAATCCTCAATATTGCACATAAAGTATAAGGAGTCATCGACAGTGCACAAATTCACAAATATATCCTGAAAAGGTGACAGAAGAAAACAGTTATATTTGCACTGTTTTTGtggcaatatattttaaaaaacaaaCCATTAGATTACTGAGTGTAGATTTTGGCAGATGGTAAGCGTACAGCTCAATTTGATCAGCGGTAGGATGCAGGCCAGCTTGTTTCAGTGGTTCAGGTTTCTGTGACAAGATTTTGCGCAAAGTTTGTAAATCGTCCGCTTTGAAAGTGGTGACATAACCATGCTCCCACTGCGTACGAAAACGCCCGGCGCGACCGGCAATCTGTAGCGCTGAAGATATTGATATTGTGTCGATTTCACGTTCACCCTTTTCGTTCATTGAGGGCTTGATTATTGAGTAAAAGATGATGCGTCGTATGCTCCTATAACGGCATAAATTCAAATAACTGTGCAGAGAGTTATTTAACACAACTTACAGATTTAGACCCATGCCGATCGCATCTGTTGCTACCATCACTTTACAACTATTCTCGGGGTCATTGAACTTTGCGGCTTGTGCCAATTTAGTGCCTGGTGGTAAGCCTCCATAGATTACTGCTACCTCTTTGCCCctttaattgttgttattgtactttgattttaattttgttcgatTTTCTTACCTCGCTTCAATTTCGCGCGACACTGAGTAAATATCGTTTTTACTGAAACACACAATGCAATCGCCTGCCTGCACATTGTCTAGACTTCCCAATGCGGAATCCTCGATGGTTAGTTCGGTCAGGCGCTCGTAGTTATGCACTTCAACGGTTTCATTTGTAGTTTCACAAATCTTTTGTAATAGCTCCAAGGCACCAGACTCACCACAAACGTGCACCTCATCGGCGATAAGACCAAGAAAGGCACGAGTCCAAGCCCAACCACGTTGGGGATCACGCAATTGCTGTATTTCATCGATAACAGCAACTTCATCTGTTTCAAAAGCAGTGTAAATACAGCacgaatgtaaaataaaataaacagtaCTCACAGGGCGTGTTGACCGATGTCATTTCAACAGTACAAGCTACATGATTTGCTGGAGTATCTTCATTGATGCCAAATTTACGTTCCTCACCCGTAACCAGATCACAGGGTGTACCCTGTATTGAAAAAACTTggtttaattacttaattttttaacaaaactgtTGACTATTACCCTATCATTAGCTTTGTTGAACACCTCAGTGGCTAGTAGTTTTAGCGGACCACAATACACACCGGATTTCGCGGTCAAAAACCGTTCCATAGCATGGTATGTTTTCCCGGAATTTGTCGGTCCGGCGTGAAACACGATTTTGCGGGTTATTGCGCGTGCACTCGGGTACCAATTGGCTGGTGTACGTAAGTCTGAGATTTTCTTCAGGTCATCCATACAGTCTAAATGAGGGAAGATGGTTTTAGCGTGCCTCAAGAAATATGGAAAGATGTCGTCTATGTGCCCCGCATTATGTAAAATATCACTAATGGTTATGTGCAAGTCCACTGGCAGGTTTTCTGCCTCAATGCAATAACGGCGAAACGAGGCGAacgcttgttgttgtaagtaAGCTAAAGTTAATTGAAAGTTAGTTAATTCACaaattattcttttaattaattatataatctcACAATCaagtccattttccacacataaaAGTTTGATTTCACGCTTCTGCGTAAATTTATTGAGAATCTTCAACAATTCTGCTTTGTCCAGTTTACCAACCATTTCGGAGCCCACATCATGCTCGTCTGCAGTTTTCGGCATTGGTACCGGTTTGAAAAGTGTGGAAACATGCTGTGGTCCAGTCTTCTTGTTGCGTGCTTGTACGTAACTACTAAGGTGCACATATTTGGTCACAGTCTGTGTGGAAACATTTAGTGGCGAATGAGTTGTAGTTGCACGTAGATTGAGATTTCGCGCGAGCGTATTAAGTAAATTAATACTACATTTAGAATTTTGCATACTTCACAAAAATTTACACACCTAGCTTAACTCTTAATATGtctctttataataattaattgaaatatttattaaaaatatatacaaattgtcATCACGATTGTGCTAGCCGGGAAGATCGTgatgcaattgtttgtgcgtgCAAATGGAATAGGAAAACAGCTGATGAAATACCTAACCTCAACTCTGATAAGGCGAATGTCAAGAAACGTGTGAAATGTGTACAGTacgaatgagaattaaaatgaaaaattaaatttacgttTTACGTTATGGTTTAGAAGTGAATTTCTTTTCTTGAAAAAATGcgtattttaaaaacattttgtttcaaAGAAGTCGGGTATATAGCGAAAtgtgttaaataataattattgatattttgacTAAATTTttcctaataatttattttctcaataaaatatatttcgcaGCAACACTGTTCGCAGTTACTGCGCAGTTGCGCAGAGTGAAATCAAAACAAACCAATTGACATTTAGGTGACACAAACAAAACCATTTAATTCTGTTGGCTAAAGAAACATCTTAAATGAGTCATTTTGTTagatttgcataaaattatctgtaaaaacataaataaaattttttaaacaagcgCGTCCTTCAACCAAACATGGGATTATTCGGCAAAACTCATACCAAAGATCCAAAAGAGCAGGTAATGACGTCTGTACAATATCGAATTTGTTAAAAGTTTTGGCCTACTTGTTATATTGTTGAGTTCATGGCCAAGGCAAACCAGTTCTGTATACTACATGatctcatttaaatttaaaaacaaaccaacaaaataaaatttgcatacgCTTTTACAAAAATGCTCATACTTTGCATAGGTGCAAGAATGGACGCACAAAATTCGCAAGGAAAGCAACCAACTGGATCGGCAGATACGTAGTATACAGCGTGAGGAGGAGAAAGTGAAGCGTTCCTTAAAGCAGGCGGCAACGAAAAATGATCGTGACACTTGTGTCATTCTCGCAAAAGAAATTGTACGCGCACGTAAAGCGATAAATCGTATTTACACATCTAAGGCGCACCTTAACTCCATACAGCTACAAATGAAAAACCAATTGGGTGAATAAACTGCGACATAGTATATACAAATGTCAGCATTAAGATAACGCAACCaaacttaacttttttttagctACATTACGCGTCGCCGGCTCGCTGCAAAAATCCACTGAGGTAATGCAAGCAATGCAGAATTTAGTACGTTATCCGGAATTAGCTGGCATAATGCGAGACATGTCGAAAGAAATGATGAAGGCGGGTATAATTGAAGAAATGCTCGACGATACTATGGATTCGCTGGAAGAGTCTGAGGAGATGGAGGAGGAGGCGGCCAAGGAAGTGGATAAAGTATTGTGGGAAATTACGGATGGTAAACTGGGTGAGGCACCTTTACCACCCGAAGGCATTGCGGCAGAAAAACACGAAGTACCTGCTGCCGCAGTTACGGAATCTGAAGATGAGGCTggagaagaagaggaagatttACAGGAAATGCAAAATCGCTTAGCATCGCTGCGTTCATAAACGCCTGCAGTGCGTTGTTGAAAAATGCTGACGTAAACAGCGAACGTATGGAAATTTACAGTATTTACAGTAATTAAAGTACAGTTTCTTGGCTACGACAGCTGCAAAAGTGATCATTTGCGTTTTTGACGtacatttcatttaaaacaaattcGCGCTTTTCAATGTTTCAaagcgaaaaataaaacaacttttACACCGGTAGCAAAAATTGCAAACGAAAttggaaaactaaaaaaattggaGATTTACGAGTTTTGTGGATACATACAAGTGACTCGCAACTCTTTATATTCTTTGGCAATTcgaataaattatattacaataattatttatagtaaaatatttgcacacCAAGTGTACTTTCGCTGTTCGCTTCAGTTGACATTTAACATTGAAGGCTAATCCAATAATTTAAGTGttcgatttaatatttaattaaatgcataaatatttatgaaatcaatTACATAACTTAATGATATACTAACGATTTTGTGAATGAAAGAGTATAGTGCTTTCATGTGAATGgtaaaatttattacttaaaatataCAAGTTTTATTTGTACAGTTCTTTCtgtctttacatatgtattcgtatgtgtgtgtatatgtattgcaATATTAAAGATTTACTATGTTGAAGATAATTTAACGAAAATGCTTTATGTTTCATTTGAAATCGAAataattgccaaaaaaatacaaaaaaacggtGCGTATTTTCATATCTgaatctaacgggtgatttttttgaggttaggattttcatacattagtatttgacagatcacgtgggatttcagacatggtgtcaaagagaaagatgctcagtatgctttgacatttcatcatgaatagacttactaacgagcaacgcttgcaaatcattgaattttattaccaaaatcagtgttcggttcgaaatgtttttatcgacaaattttgttcagcgatgaggctcatttctggttgaatggctacgtaaataagcaaaattgccgcatttggggtgaagagcaaccagaagccgttcaagaactgcccatgcatcccgaaaaatgcactgtttggtgtggtttgtacgctggtggaatcattggaccgtattttttcaaagatgctgttggacgcaacgttacggtgaatggcgatcgctatcgttcgatgctaacaaactttttgttgccaaaaatggaagaactgaacttggttgacatgtggtttcaacaagatggcgctacatgccacacagctcgcgattctatggccattttgagggaaaacttcggagaacaattcatctcaagaaatggacccgtaagttggccaccaagatcatgcgatttaacgcctttagactattttttgtggggctacgtcaagtctaaagtctacagaaataagccagcaactattccagctttggaagacaacatttccgaagaaattcgggctattccggccgaaatgctcgaaaaagttgcccaaaattggactttccgaatggaccacctaagacgcagccgcggtcaacatttaaatgaaattatcttcaaaaagtaaatgtcatgaaccaatctaacgtttcaaataaagaaccgatgagattttgcaaattttatgcgttttttttttaaaaaaagttatcaagctcttaaaaaatcaccctttacattacatcattgtttaaataaaaatacatatgtatgtatgcatgtgtgtgtatccAATTTTCGATGTTGTCACGTATGCTCATAAAATCGAATGTTTTGTTCGCATTATTTACTCACTAGTCATGCGGTTTAAGTAATTAGTTgtgacttaattttttattgacaaaatATCTTAGTGTTTCCACAAATAAGTGCGCATATTGTAAACAAACAGCAAAGCTTTAAGTAATTTGTGTACGTTTTACAACATTTAGATAGTAAGATTTCAAATGTAGTTTGGGTCTGTTTGTAGAAGTAAtaggcaaaaaatatatatagtcatAGTACAGTAGGCTTCAAAGTCGAAACATTCAGCTCAAAAAATACTATATTGAGTCCTATTTTATATGACTTCATTTTTACAGAGCTTTATGGTTACAATAttagatttgaatttttttaaggcGCGATGGCAGAAGGCAAATTCACTAAAAAttgtatcaaaatatttaaaatttgtataatttaaagcGATTTAAAGTGAATGACCGTCTCCTTCAGTAAAAGCtccatttgtttatttgtaagctttaaaaattagaaattagcagacaaataaaaaatactaaaatacatcCTTTCAAGCGCTTAAATATTGCTGCTGCCAAAT
This genomic interval carries:
- the LOC105211898 gene encoding ATP-dependent RNA helicase SUV3 homolog, mitochondrial; this translates as MQNSKCSINLLNTLARNLNLRATTTHSPLNVSTQTVTKYVHLSSYVQARNKKTGPQHVSTLFKPVPMPKTADEHDVGSEMVGKLDKAELLKILNKFTQKREIKLLCVENGLDSYLQQQAFASFRRYCIEAENLPVDLHITISDILHNAGHIDDIFPYFLRHAKTIFPHLDCMDDLKKISDLRTPANWYPSARAITRKIVFHAGPTNSGKTYHAMERFLTAKSGVYCGPLKLLATEVFNKANDRGTPCDLVTGEERKFGINEDTPANHVACTVEMTSVNTPYEVAVIDEIQQLRDPQRGWAWTRAFLGLIADEVHVCGESGALELLQKICETTNETVEVHNYERLTELTIEDSALGSLDNVQAGDCIVCFSKNDIYSVSREIEARGKEVAVIYGGLPPGTKLAQAAKFNDPENSCKVMVATDAIGMGLNLSIRRIIFYSIIKPSMNEKGEREIDTISISSALQIAGRAGRFRTQWEHGYVTTFKADDLQTLRKILSQKPEPLKQAGLHPTADQIELYAYHLPKSTLSNLMDIFVNLCTVDDSLYFMCNIEDFKFLAEMIEHVPLALRARYVFCCAPINKKMPFVCSMFLKIARQYSRNEPITFDFITRNCGWPFALPKTIIDLMHLESVFDVMDLYLWLSYRFMDLFPDAAAVRVAQKELDDIIQQGVFQITRLLKNSEASQSAADGDMTYNIRRSTQMREPRLPSSSRGRLTERLIAQGLLTPGMLSELRKEWDAQQQSLAQSTIDSAFDTDDEGNSSGFKKMRRKRRK
- the LOC105211899 gene encoding charged multivesicular body protein 3, which encodes MGLFGKTHTKDPKEQVQEWTHKIRKESNQLDRQIRSIQREEEKVKRSLKQAATKNDRDTCVILAKEIVRARKAINRIYTSKAHLNSIQLQMKNQLATLRVAGSLQKSTEVMQAMQNLVRYPELAGIMRDMSKEMMKAGIIEEMLDDTMDSLEESEEMEEEAAKEVDKVLWEITDGKLGEAPLPPEGIAAEKHEVPAAAVTESEDEAGEEEEDLQEMQNRLASLRS